From a single Silene latifolia isolate original U9 population chromosome 6, ASM4854445v1, whole genome shotgun sequence genomic region:
- the LOC141586607 gene encoding tubulin alpha-2 chain-like, translated as MRECISIHIGQAGIQVGNSCWELYCLEHGIQPDGRMPSDTTVNGGDDAFNTFFSETGSGKHVPRAIFVDLEPTVIDEVRTGTYRQLFHPEQLISGKEDAANNFARGHYTIGKEIVDLCLDRIRKLADNCTGLQGFLVFNAVGGGTGSGLGSLLLERLSVDYGKKSKLGFTIYPSPQVSTSVVEPYNSVLSTHSLLEHTDVSVLLDNEAIYDICRRSLDIERPSYTNLNRLISQVISSLTTSLRFDGALNVDVTEFQTNLVPYPRIHFMLSSFAPVISAEKAYHEQLSVAEITNTAFEPSSMMAKCDPRHGKYMACCLMYRGDVVPKDVNAAVSSIKTKRTIQFVDWCPTGFKCGINYQPPTMVPGGDLAKVQRAVSMISNSTSVAEVFARIDGKFDLMYSKRAFVHWYVGEGMEEGEFSEAREDLAALEKDYEEVGAEGVEDEDDDYEE; from the exons ATGAGGGAGTGCATTTCGATTCACATCGGTCAAGCTGGTATTCAAGTCGGAAACTCTTGCTGGGAGCTTTACTGTCTCGAACATGGCATTCAG CCTGATGGACGGATGCCAAGTGATACAACAGTGAATGGTGGTGATGATGCTTTCAACACTTTCTTCAGTGAGACTGGATCAGGGAAACACGTCCCTCGTGCTATTTTTGTTGATCTGGAGCCTACTGTTATTGATGAAGTCCGGACTGGCACATATCGCCAGCTCTTTCACCCTGAGCAGTTGATCAGTGGAAAAGAAGATGCTGCTAATAATTTTGCTCGTGGCCATTACACAA TTGGGAAAGAGATTGTTGATCTTTGCCTAGACCGTATTAGGAAACTTGCCGACAACTGCACGGGTCTGCAAGGATTCCTTGTTTTCAACGCTGTAGGTGGTGGGACTGGGTCTGGTCTAGGTTCACTCCTGCTGGAGCGTCTCTCTGTGGACTATGGTAAAAAATCTAAGCTGGGTTTCACCATCTACCCATCACCTCAAGTTTCTACCTCTGTGGTTGAACCGTACAACAGTGTCCTCTCAACACATTCTCTGCTTGAGCACACTGATGTTTCTGTGCTGCTTGACAATGAGGCCATATATGACATATGTCGCCGTTCCCTTGACATTGAACGCCCCTCTTACACCAATCTCAATCGTCTTATTTCGCAG GTTATCTCTTCCCTCACCACTTCTTTGAGGTTTGACGGGGCGTTGAATGTTGATGTGACTGAATTTCAAACCAATCTTGTCCCATACCCAAGGATCCACTTTATGCTTTCCTCTTTTGCCCCTGTCATATCAGCAGAGAAGGCATACCATGAACAGCTCTCAGTGGCCGAGATCACCAACACAGCCTTTGAGCCATCTTCCATGATGGCCAAGTGTGACCCAAGGCACGGAAAGTACATGGCCTGCTGCCTCATGTACCGTGGTGATGTCGTACCCAAGGACGTGAACGCTGCCGTGTCATCCATCAAGACCAAGAGAACCATCCAGTTTGTTGATTGGTGCCCCACAGGTTTCAAGTGTGGTATCAACTACCAGCCACCCACTATGGTCCCCGGTGGGGATCTTGCAAAGGTGCAAAGGGCAGTAAGCATGATTTCTAACTCGACAAGTGTGGCTGAAGTCTTTGCTAGGATTGATGGTAAGTTTGATCTCATGTATTCCAAGCGTGCATTCGTACATTGGTATGTGGGTGAGGGTATGGAGGAAGGAGAGTTTTCAGAAGCCCGTGAAGATCTTGCTGCTCTAGAGAAGGATTATGAGGAGGTCGGTGCTGAGGGTGTCGAGGACGAAGATGATGATTACGAAGAGTGA